A single genomic interval of Adhaeribacter pallidiroseus harbors:
- a CDS encoding GIY-YIG nuclease family protein: MFNYNYFVYITTNPGKTVLYVGMTNSLERRLQEHRENKGKLETFAGKYYCYNLIYYERHTRVQHAIEREEEIKLMNRQEKEALIKSINPKMNMLNIYG, encoded by the coding sequence ATGTTCAATTATAACTATTTTGTGTATATCACTACTAATCCGGGCAAAACGGTTCTTTATGTAGGTATGACAAATAGCCTGGAAAGAAGGTTACAGGAACACCGGGAGAATAAAGGTAAGCTGGAAACCTTTGCTGGAAAATACTACTGTTATAATTTGATTTATTACGAAAGGCACACACGCGTGCAACATGCCATAGAAAGGGAAGAAGAAATTAAGTTAATGAATCGTCAAGAAAAAGAAGCGTTAATTAAATCCATCAATCCAAAAATGAACATGCTGAATATATACGGCTAA
- the recG gene encoding ATP-dependent DNA helicase RecG, whose protein sequence is MSNFFRTKIEFLKGIGPQRATLLQTELQIFTYGDLIQHYPFRYLDRTQFYKIADLDEGLPFVQVKGFVKSKELLGEGRKQRLSVVLQDTTGELELVWFKGVKFMQTQLQKGLEYVVFGKPTVFNSRLNMAHPEVEAVSEIKAEQSFLQPVYNTTEKLKNHRVDSKAIGRIMAELLKLAQPQIKETLPFSLLDRYRMISKAEAMQNIHFPVSIEKFNAARFRLKFEELFYVQLKLLRQKTVRKADLKGQVFRQVPTLTEFYNNHLSFDLTNAQKRVIKEIYKDLGTGKQMNRLLQGDVGSGKTIVAFIAMLIAHDNGAQACLMAPTEILADQHYVGLKPYADKLGIVIGKLTGSTKQSDRKVLHEQLQSGEMSIIVGTHALLEDVVKFKNLGLCIIDEQHRFGVAQRSKLWQKNPRFIPHVLVMTATPIPRTLAMTLYGDLDVSVIDELPAGRKEIITVHRYDSHRLRVFGFMREQIKLGRQIYIVYPLIEESETMDYKDLMDGYESVQRAFPEYRISMVHGKMKPQDKDFEMQRFVKNETQIMVATTVIEVGVNVPNASVMIIESAERFGLSQLHQLRGRVGRGAEQSYCILMTSYKLSKESKVRLETMVRTNNGFEIADIDLKLRGPGDLMGTQQSGVLDLLIADLAKDAKILQESRAAAQEILEIDPELALPEHENIKQHIQSLQANTVNWSRIS, encoded by the coding sequence GTGTCTAACTTTTTCCGTACTAAAATTGAGTTCTTGAAAGGTATTGGTCCGCAAAGAGCCACCTTATTGCAAACAGAACTTCAGATTTTTACCTACGGAGATCTCATCCAGCACTATCCTTTCCGGTACCTCGACCGGACCCAGTTTTACAAAATTGCCGATTTAGACGAAGGTTTGCCTTTTGTACAGGTAAAAGGTTTTGTAAAATCCAAAGAGTTGCTGGGCGAAGGCCGTAAACAACGTTTGTCGGTGGTTTTACAGGATACTACCGGCGAACTGGAATTGGTATGGTTTAAAGGGGTAAAGTTTATGCAAACCCAACTCCAGAAAGGGCTAGAATACGTTGTTTTTGGGAAGCCTACGGTATTTAACAGTCGCTTGAATATGGCACATCCGGAGGTAGAAGCGGTGAGTGAAATAAAAGCCGAGCAAAGTTTTCTGCAACCCGTTTACAATACCACCGAAAAATTAAAAAATCACCGCGTCGACAGCAAAGCCATTGGCCGTATAATGGCCGAACTGCTGAAGTTGGCGCAACCCCAAATAAAAGAAACGCTACCCTTTTCTCTTCTGGACCGGTACCGCATGATTTCGAAAGCCGAAGCCATGCAGAATATTCACTTCCCGGTTTCAATAGAAAAATTTAACGCGGCCCGTTTCCGACTAAAGTTCGAAGAGTTGTTTTACGTGCAGCTAAAGCTGTTGCGGCAGAAAACGGTACGCAAAGCCGATTTAAAAGGCCAAGTTTTTAGGCAAGTTCCCACGCTGACCGAGTTTTACAATAATCACTTAAGCTTTGATTTAACCAATGCCCAGAAACGGGTGATCAAAGAAATATACAAAGATTTGGGCACCGGCAAACAAATGAACCGTTTGCTACAGGGCGATGTGGGTAGCGGTAAAACCATTGTGGCATTTATTGCCATGCTCATCGCCCACGACAATGGCGCGCAGGCTTGTTTAATGGCCCCTACCGAAATCTTAGCTGATCAGCATTACGTGGGTTTAAAACCATACGCCGATAAGCTGGGAATTGTGATTGGTAAACTTACCGGCTCTACCAAGCAAAGCGACCGTAAAGTACTGCACGAGCAACTGCAATCCGGCGAAATGAGCATCATTGTGGGCACGCACGCTTTACTCGAAGACGTAGTAAAATTTAAAAATCTGGGTCTTTGCATCATCGATGAGCAGCACCGCTTTGGGGTGGCGCAACGATCCAAACTCTGGCAGAAAAATCCGCGTTTTATCCCCCACGTTCTCGTCATGACAGCCACTCCTATTCCGCGTACGTTAGCTATGACCTTATACGGCGATTTAGACGTGTCGGTAATTGACGAGTTACCCGCTGGTCGCAAAGAAATCATCACGGTACACCGTTACGATTCCCACCGGTTACGCGTGTTTGGTTTTATGCGCGAACAAATAAAACTAGGACGCCAGATTTACATCGTATACCCGTTGATTGAAGAATCCGAAACCATGGATTACAAAGATTTGATGGATGGTTACGAGAGCGTGCAACGAGCTTTTCCGGAATACCGGATTAGTATGGTACACGGTAAAATGAAACCCCAGGATAAAGATTTTGAAATGCAGCGTTTCGTGAAAAACGAAACCCAGATTATGGTGGCTACTACCGTTATTGAGGTTGGCGTAAACGTGCCGAATGCTTCGGTAATGATTATTGAAAGTGCCGAACGCTTTGGCTTATCGCAGTTGCACCAGTTACGGGGCCGGGTTGGGCGGGGAGCGGAGCAAAGTTACTGCATTCTCATGACCAGTTATAAACTCAGTAAAGAAAGCAAAGTACGCCTTGAAACGATGGTGCGCACCAATAATGGTTTTGAAATTGCCGATATAGATTTAAAACTACGCGGTCCCGGCGACTTAATGGGCACCCAGCAAAGCGGGGTATTGGATTTGTTGATTGCGGACTTGGCAAAAGATGCCAAAATATTGCAGGAATCCCGGGCAGCGGCGCAGGAGATTTTAGAAATAGATCCAGAGTTAGCTTTACCGGAACACGAGAATATTAAACAACATATTCAATCGTTACAAGCAAATACGGTAAACTGGAGCCGGATTAGTTAA
- a CDS encoding acyl-CoA dehydrogenase family protein: METINKTLKGGEFLIKETLASDIFIPEEFNEEQRLMADTAKEFVQTQVEPLLDRLDNHEEGLMEGLMKQAGELGLFALSLPEEYGGFDKDFNTSLLVTESVGGGHSFPVAFAAHTGIGMLPILYFGTEDQKQKYLPKLASGEWTAAYCLTEPGSGSDALAAKTKAVLDAAGENYILNGQKMWITNAGFAQVFIVFAQVDGDKFTGFIVEKDFPGLSLGNEEHKMGIKGSSTRQVFLTDCRVPQENILGQIGKGHLIAFNILNLGRIKLAAATLGASKKVLNIAVKYTNERSQFKIPISKFGAIRHKLGQMATRIFASESALYRTGHDIYLKEQELLAAGKPFAEALLGAAKEFAVEAAMLKVDGSETLDYVVDEGVQIYGGYGYSADYPMDRAYRDARINRIFEGTNEINRMLTVDMLLKKALKGELDLMSPAKAIQDELMSIPDFGDEEEGLFVAEKKIIRNMKKAILLVAGTAVQKFMMTLEKEQEVLMNIADMAIKTYTAESTLLRVEKLINLKGEEAAARQKDMALVYLYDALDGIYLAGKEAVASMAEGDEYKLLFIGIKRFTKAEPFNTKEARRRIAAEMIQKNQFVY, encoded by the coding sequence ATGGAAACAATAAACAAAACCTTAAAAGGCGGCGAGTTTCTGATTAAAGAAACCTTGGCCTCTGATATATTTATTCCTGAGGAATTTAACGAAGAACAGCGCCTGATGGCGGACACGGCTAAAGAATTCGTGCAGACGCAAGTAGAGCCTTTACTGGACCGCCTGGATAACCACGAAGAAGGCTTGATGGAAGGTTTGATGAAACAAGCCGGTGAGTTAGGTTTATTTGCTTTGTCGCTGCCCGAGGAATACGGCGGTTTTGATAAAGATTTTAATACTTCCTTACTCGTTACGGAATCAGTAGGTGGGGGGCATTCATTTCCGGTGGCTTTTGCGGCGCATACGGGTATTGGCATGTTGCCTATTTTATATTTTGGGACAGAGGATCAAAAGCAAAAATACTTACCCAAACTAGCCAGCGGCGAATGGACGGCCGCTTATTGCCTTACGGAACCAGGTTCTGGTTCCGATGCTTTGGCAGCTAAAACCAAAGCGGTACTAGATGCAGCCGGCGAAAATTACATTCTGAACGGTCAGAAAATGTGGATTACCAATGCTGGTTTTGCCCAGGTTTTTATCGTGTTTGCGCAGGTAGACGGCGATAAGTTCACCGGCTTTATCGTGGAAAAAGATTTTCCGGGATTAAGCTTAGGCAACGAAGAGCACAAGATGGGCATTAAAGGGTCTTCTACCCGCCAGGTTTTTTTAACAGATTGTAGAGTACCCCAGGAAAACATTCTGGGCCAAATTGGGAAAGGTCATTTGATTGCCTTCAATATTTTAAATTTAGGCCGGATTAAACTGGCAGCCGCTACCTTAGGAGCTTCCAAAAAAGTATTAAATATAGCGGTAAAGTATACCAACGAACGGTCGCAGTTTAAAATTCCGATTTCCAAATTTGGCGCAATCCGCCATAAACTCGGCCAAATGGCTACCCGGATTTTTGCCAGCGAATCGGCCTTGTACCGGACTGGCCATGATATTTACCTAAAAGAACAAGAATTACTAGCCGCTGGAAAACCATTTGCCGAAGCCTTACTCGGTGCTGCCAAAGAATTTGCCGTGGAAGCCGCCATGTTAAAAGTAGATGGTTCTGAAACCCTGGACTACGTGGTAGACGAAGGCGTGCAAATTTACGGCGGCTACGGCTACTCCGCCGATTACCCCATGGACCGCGCTTACCGCGATGCCCGTATTAACCGCATTTTTGAAGGTACCAACGAAATCAACCGCATGCTTACGGTAGACATGTTGCTGAAAAAAGCCTTAAAAGGCGAATTAGATTTAATGAGCCCGGCTAAAGCTATTCAGGACGAACTCATGAGTATACCGGATTTTGGCGATGAGGAAGAAGGTTTGTTTGTGGCCGAAAAAAAGATTATCCGCAACATGAAGAAAGCTATCTTACTCGTGGCGGGTACGGCGGTACAAAAGTTTATGATGACGCTCGAAAAAGAACAGGAAGTACTCATGAACATTGCCGACATGGCGATTAAAACCTACACCGCCGAATCAACTTTACTGCGCGTAGAAAAACTCATAAACCTGAAAGGAGAAGAAGCGGCGGCTCGCCAAAAAGATATGGCCCTTGTTTACCTGTACGATGCACTGGATGGTATTTACCTGGCCGGAAAAGAAGCCGTTGCTTCTATGGCGGAAGGGGATGAGTACAAGTTGCTGTTTATCGGCATCAAGCGCTTTACCAAAGCGGAGCCTTTTAACACCAAAGAAGCCCGCCGCCGAATCGCCGCCGAAATGATCCAAAAGAATCAGTTTGTTTATTAA
- a CDS encoding thiolase family protein → MQNAYIVAGYRSAITKASRGGFRFTRPDDLAAEVIKHLLASVPALDPERVDDLIVGNAVPEAEQGLQMGRMIALLSLPTSVSGMTVNRYCGSGIETIAIACSKIAAGISDCIIAGGTESMSLVPTVGFKTAPNYNLAVKHPEYFLSMGLTAEAVAKDYNVTREDQDAFSYNSHQKAIKAIEAGLFQEQIVPITIEETYVDENGKKKTRSFVVDTDEGPRADTSLDKLAKLKPVFAQNGTVTAGNASQTSDGAAFVIVMSERMVKELNLEPIARMVTYATGGVDPRIMGMGPIAAVPKAIKQAGLHLNDIDLFEINEAFAAQTLAVIRHLDIPEEKLNVSGGAIATGHPLGCSGAKLSIQQWHELRRRKQKYGLVTACVGGGQGVAGIYELLS, encoded by the coding sequence ATGCAAAATGCCTATATCGTAGCCGGATATCGTTCAGCTATTACCAAAGCCAGCCGGGGTGGTTTCCGGTTTACCCGCCCCGACGATTTGGCTGCCGAAGTTATTAAACATTTGCTGGCTTCGGTTCCCGCACTCGACCCGGAACGAGTAGATGACTTGATCGTGGGTAATGCGGTGCCCGAAGCGGAACAAGGTTTACAGATGGGCCGGATGATTGCCCTGCTATCCTTGCCCACCAGTGTATCCGGGATGACGGTAAACCGTTACTGCGGTTCCGGGATCGAAACCATTGCCATTGCCTGCAGCAAGATTGCGGCCGGTATTTCGGACTGCATTATTGCCGGCGGTACCGAGTCTATGTCCTTGGTGCCCACGGTAGGATTTAAAACCGCGCCTAATTACAACCTGGCCGTAAAGCACCCCGAATATTTTCTGAGCATGGGTTTAACCGCCGAAGCTGTTGCCAAAGATTATAACGTTACCCGCGAAGACCAGGATGCGTTTTCTTATAACTCTCACCAGAAAGCGATAAAAGCCATTGAAGCCGGTTTGTTTCAAGAGCAGATTGTGCCTATCACCATTGAAGAAACCTACGTAGATGAAAACGGTAAAAAGAAAACCCGGTCCTTCGTGGTTGATACCGACGAAGGACCCCGGGCCGATACTTCGCTGGATAAACTGGCCAAATTAAAACCGGTTTTTGCGCAAAACGGAACGGTAACGGCCGGTAATGCTTCGCAAACGTCGGATGGAGCTGCCTTTGTAATCGTGATGAGCGAACGGATGGTAAAAGAACTAAACCTGGAACCGATTGCCCGCATGGTGACCTACGCTACCGGCGGTGTTGATCCCCGCATCATGGGCATGGGACCCATTGCCGCCGTACCCAAAGCCATCAAACAAGCTGGTCTCCACCTGAACGATATTGATCTTTTTGAAATAAACGAAGCCTTCGCGGCGCAAACTTTAGCGGTAATCCGCCATTTAGACATTCCGGAAGAAAAATTAAACGTGAGCGGTGGGGCAATTGCCACCGGTCACCCGCTGGGTTGCTCGGGCGCTAAACTCAGCATTCAGCAATGGCACGAACTCCGCCGCCGCAAACAAAAATACGGTTTAGTAACCGCCTGCGTGGGAGGTGGACAAGGCGTAGCGGGGATTTATGAACTGCTTAGTTAG
- the gldD gene encoding gliding motility lipoprotein GldD, with amino-acid sequence MWESVKRICHRWLNQPVLLLCASSLVFYSCSEEFTPKPKGYNRIDLPAPKYQPLTEKHPFYFEYSVYSKIRPDSSRLAEPHWLNVYYPRFNANVQLTYRTINHNQKTFNTLIEDARRLTSKHQIKAEGITEALIKTPRGKTANLFELSGEVPSQFQFYVTDSTQHFFRGALYFRTATANDSLAPVIEYIKKDVIHLLNTLEWK; translated from the coding sequence ATGTGGGAGAGCGTAAAGAGAATATGTCATCGGTGGCTTAATCAGCCGGTATTATTGCTGTGTGCCAGTTCACTGGTCTTTTATTCGTGCTCCGAAGAGTTTACGCCCAAACCAAAGGGTTATAATCGCATTGATCTGCCCGCTCCGAAATACCAACCGCTTACAGAAAAGCATCCTTTTTATTTTGAGTACTCGGTATACAGCAAAATCCGGCCTGATTCTTCGCGCTTGGCCGAGCCGCATTGGTTAAATGTGTATTACCCGCGGTTTAACGCTAACGTGCAACTCACTTACCGTACTATTAATCATAATCAAAAAACCTTTAACACGCTCATTGAAGATGCCCGCCGCCTGACATCCAAGCACCAGATTAAAGCCGAAGGCATTACCGAAGCGCTTATAAAAACCCCTCGTGGCAAAACTGCCAACCTGTTTGAATTAAGCGGCGAAGTACCCAGCCAATTTCAGTTTTACGTAACCGATTCGACTCAGCATTTTTTCCGGGGTGCCCTGTACTTCCGGACAGCCACTGCCAACGACTCGCTGGCTCCGGTAATTGAATACATCAAAAAAGACGTTATACATCTACTCAACACGCTGGAATGGAAGTAA